A stretch of DNA from Enoplosus armatus isolate fEnoArm2 chromosome 15, fEnoArm2.hap1, whole genome shotgun sequence:
gaGGTAAATAAAACCAACTGAACAGAGTGCAAATGTCTGAAATTAAGATAAAATTATGCATAAAATCTAACGCAAatcaaaatgcatttcaaagCCATAAGCTCTCTTTTTCCCCATGCTGTGATCTGATAAAAAGCTCTGCAGTGGTGACACAAATATCTTTCtaacaaataaacacaagcgAAGAAGCAAAGCAGTAACATTTAGCTTCACACTACAGCAAGATGCAGCTGGTGGAACTCTGACTGTTGTATGATATTAGCATTGAGGTTCTATAGCTAGAACACTAGAAAATGCTGACTACAGTCAGTATCATGTATGCCATGTTGGGAGATGGTCTTCAAGTGAAAGCGCTTACCTGAGTGAGAACTCCCTCAGCCAGAGCTTCAGCTGGGCTGGTTGGGGTGATGGGGGGCAGAGCCCCTACAGGGCCCACGCTAAGCTCCAACTTGTCCACTTTTGTACTTCCCTTGGAGGAAGCCATGCTTTCTTGTTTAGCTTTGCCAGAGCTAGGGCTTGGGCTGCCCTTTTCCCATCCAGGAGACTGTTCCCCTGGCTGGAGCACTTCCggctcctcatcctcctctgagGGGCTGGTGGTAGCCTTGGCTCCTGGAGAGCCACCGGGCCGCTCCACCATTACCCACTCCCTTGAGTCAATGTCCTGCCTGCCAGAGCTCAGATTGAGGGCCACAAAGCCCCCGCTACTGGCTGCCCCCTCTCCCTGCTCCAAAGATCCACAAGATGCTGGCTTAGGAGAACCACCACCAGACCGGAACTCCTCGTCATAGTGCCAGACCCTATCAGGACGCTCCCCAGCAGGTACAGCTTGACCCTGAGTTACTGGGATGATTGCAGGTCTGTCAGCCTCCTTCTCCTGGTGCTGAGTGCCAGGCTGCTGTTTCGGTGAGCTAAAACAGACACAAGACAGACGCAAACAATCAACTCTGTACTCTGTCCTGAAGTCCTTAACATAGATGGATCGGTTCCTTGACAGACATACCAGGCCTCCAGGAAGCGCTCTGAGCTGGGCTTGGACTCTAGGCCAAGCCTCCTCTCCAGCTCAAAACTATGAATGTTGCGGAGCTTCCTCAGCAGAGGGCCATCACGGTCTGAAGCCACCACCTCAGGGTGCAGTTTGACTGGGGATCCCAGGCTTGGCCCAGCATAGGGGCTCTGGTGTCCTTGGTTACCCTGGTTGTTGCTGTGTTCCTCCTCAGTTGCCGCCTATGGAAACCAGTTTTGTCAGTCAGTTTTGTTTAAGTGTAGTGATTAACTAAAAATAGGGGTGGATTTCAACTGAGGTATCAAGAGTGCTTGAGGTGATAAAACTATACTGTAGTTTACCTTCCAGACTGCCGTCCTGATGCGGTTACGGTTGCGATCCAGCTCCTCCCAGACGTCAGCCTCCTGGTTGCGGTGTGGGTGGAGGGGAGAGCCCGGCAGGCGCTCCGGAGCAGGGTTGTTCTCCACGTCACTGAGCTGCTCGTCCTGCAGAACCTCGTCTGTGTTTTCCCTCTGCAGGTCACCAGGGATCAGGGAGGCATTCGCCATACTGGGGCAACAAAAGGTACAAGCATTACTTCATGTTTGAGGCTATAAAAAGACAGTACAGGTAACCAGTGTACaatataaactataaaaaaCATCTATGgtgtttaataaaaaagaactcctgaatgaactgaaaatgtatttatttgaatcAAACGTACCCCATGTGTGCCGGAGTGAGGCGGGTGTGATGTTGCGGTGTTGTGGCAGTGGCACTGATTGTCAAAGTGCCATCTGTACCGGTCCGCTCCCAGTCATAAGGGTCATTCTCCACGACATTGTAGGTTTTCATGCTGTTGTCAAACACCGACATCAGCAGCTATaacaacacaaaaatgcaaaataaaccTTTTTGTGAGTTTTTAATTCAGTGAGAAAATGAACACTTGTGGTGCTTAAAGACACAAAGGCACATAACATTAAAACTTGAGCAGACCATGCATCAGTAAAACCATCACTCTTTATTAAATCGAAATTAGACCCCCGTGTCACCTGGTAGTCAGGCTTAGTGAAGTAGTCAAGGGTGGAGATGTGTTCCAAGAAAACACCAAACTCTGCCGGCAGGTGTTTGAGCATCAGGCGATGGTCATAAGTGTCCTTCAGCTTCCCCACATGTTCCtagaaatgaacaaacacacacacacacacacacctgtcacatCTCATCACTTACAGCTACCTGGACAGGGCTGTTTAGTTTCCAGGAAGGACAATAATTATTGGTCGCCCTTACTTTGTCCTTGATCTTCCTCCATGGCAGCTGACCGACCAGAAACTCCACCAGCATGTAGAAGAGAGACCACAGGTCATCATGACGGCCCATCTCCTGCAGATTTACACCACGGTCGAGTTAACATTAAGATGTACATGAATACACACGTGTGGGACAGCATCACAGATTACAGAAACAGCTCTAGCGCAGGGTAGATAGATACTGACCTTATTCTTGTGTGCATTGACAGACGCATAGCGGACTGTGCCCCTGAACCCTGCCACTGGACGGGgctgacaaacaaagacagaaacagctaTTAAATGCTAATATAAATGTAATCTAATGCTAATATAAAAGTATGGattttcagacaaaaacacaaaaaatgaaaataaattacttATATTTTCACAAATATTTTTAATCTAAACATTATTCAGTcacattaaacctgcattcattcaCTTATTGGCCACTTGCTGACAGCTCAACAAATACCACCactttttacattacacatactaaatttgatccattgttaatatagaaatattgttaagtgcagctttaagctcAGTGTGTACTCAGTAACAGAGGAGGGCACTTACAGGTCGGACCTCCTGGCAAGAGTTGGTGAACTGGCGAGCTAAACCAAAGTCCAGCATGTAGCAGGTTCGACAGGTACTCGGAAAGCGGCCCATCGCGAAATTGGactgaagcagaaaaacaggagGCAATGgttaaaagaataataaaatcaatTGTGTGTGAATGCAATCATATTAAAATTTAACGTCTATTTATATTCATGTAGCCTCGGGGGAATAAATACGTTCCTGTGGTGGAATATAATTAATACAGCAGCTTAAAAGACAGAAGATATTTACATTCTGCTGCATTTTGCTCATAGTGAGCCAACTTACTGTAATTGCAACAGTCAAAAGAGCAAAATACTGAATCAGCAACAATGCTGGCAGCCAACAATAAAAAGTGCAAGAGTCACAAACACTACCCAgacaatagaaataaaaatattctcCTATGTCGGGAATATATAGAAGGAATATAGTGCggggaaatgaaatgagaacCAGGCAGAAAATGTCCTCTGCTGCACCCGGTGACTCACCGGTTTGATGTCACGATGCAGGAAGCCGACAGAGTGGATGCTCTCTATGGCCTCCAGGATCTGGCGCCCCAGACGCAGGGTGGTGCTGATGCTGAAGGTTCCCCGGGTCATACTCCTCCTCAGGTCAGCCAGGTTACGACCCTGAGGGAGCACATGTACGAGATCAGTTAGCGCAGAGGGAAactgaagtctgataaattcCCCCTTCAACAACACAGCAGGGCCTCTGTCTgtcataacaaaacaaatgtttgacaGCGGTGACGGCCAAATATATTGCGGACagaaaacaagccaacagtgagaaaaatataaattcagCTGCACCGATCATCTATAACTAAACACATGGTGTGGTTGGGAGTCAGCGGAGTACACAACACACgctagcgccaccatgagtgaaatctctcaacaactattggatggatttccatgaaatttggcacagacaGCTTGTTTTGTGCAAAGTCCCAGAAATATTCCATTTCCAATtatataaagcagagaaaagcaggacaTCTTCAGTATAGaaaccagaaaatgtatttttgcttaataaattccttaaacaattaatggattatcaaatttgttgatttttttaatttatttgtcaaTCTACTAATTGACTAATTGCTTCAGCACAATTTTGATGCGTCACCCTGGGCGGACAATTAGCAAAAAATGAATGGTTATGAGGCATTAGACCAACCTGAAGCTCCATCACCACGTAGTTAAAGCGGTCGTTGCGGCCACATCCCACGAAGCGACAAACGTGGTCTTTACCTAAAAGTTTAAAAGGAGGACAAGAGAGTTGCAGATTAGTTTTGGAGGAGAAGCTAAGGTCATTTCACAGTCACCTGACGTCAGCTGGTCGTAAGATGCGGCACGCTGTGTGAATCATGATGATGTGTATGTTCATATTTCCCTGCCCTTCCCGCTCCAGTCACTGCAGCTCAATTCCCTCTTGTCGCTAGCTTCCCTGTAAGACTACCCTGCTGATTTATAGGCTAtagcacacaacacacaacacagagtcTACACATGTGCATGAAtgccttgtgtgtttgtgcatgtgagtgtgtgtgagcaagtgTGAGTGTGCTCTGGTCTCAAAGGACATTGCTGCACTGGCAGCTTGACTGCGGCCACACCCCAGTGCAGTGAAACCAAACAGTTACTAACAAAACCTCCCAATTAATAACACTACTTTTTAGATCACTTAGTTTCACCAAATTCTTACATAGTAAATCAAAATAATCCAATTAAAGGATCCAAATCAAATTAGGTCGACATGACCCATTAGTCTTCTTATAAGGCCCGTGGGTTGATGTTTACTCTTTACAGCTGAGCTGGTCAGCAATGTTTTGGGGGGCTGGAGTTCAGCCTATCTCAAATTACACGCTGGTTCCCTCAGGAAGCAACAGACCCATGATGCCCCAGGCCGCAGTCATTAGACAGCAAACATGATCCCAGCCCATTGATTTTCCTCTCAAGaggggagaaaggaaaaaggcaTTGAGGTTAAAAGGCaggaaggaagaggggagggagaagacacggttaaaaaaaaaaggagaaaaaggagtAAAACTACACGTACTTCCTCTCGTACTAGTACTCTGTCACTTCTGTGACTGTCATCTGaaactttcacattaaaacccCCAAAAGCTTAAACCATGATTACAACATGAGATGTGAAATGCCGAATGATTTATCTGCTGTTACTGTTGAATGACGGTGTGTTTTGCACTGCAGAGACTGAAGCAAACTGAGCTGAACCCTGGGCCAAACTGCGTTTTCAGATGAGTCAGATGATCTATATCTGGTCTCAGAGGGAGAGATTATTATACGCTGCTGTCGATGCACAAAGGCTATCCCTGCATCTTCTACTAGCAACATTTCCCAGATTGCTTCTTCAAatggttttttgtttgtttgttcaatccAGTAGCTTGGCTTGTTTTTCAGCCAAGAATGCTAATGATACACACAGCATACTCTTTTGGGGCGAATCAATAGGTCACAGTACCAGGGAGGATCAATCAATTCCAGAAATGTAACCAAATCCACCGAATCCATTTCAACTCACCCTGGAGCTTCTTGAGCACGGCGACCTCCATCTTGAGCACCTGTTTGGGCTGCTGGGCCGACTCCACCTTCAAGGCCACGCTGACCCGCGTCAGCAGGTCCACCGCCTCGTAGATCTCCCCAAACCCGCCACCCCCAATCTTCTTCACctggaggaagatgatgaaacACTGCGTAAGAACTTCATATGAAAAAATACTACATTTGCAGTCTGTTGTGCATGAGCAGTGAGACGTACAtttataaaagtaataaaagataaaagattttTTGCTCTGTCATCGGGAAGGTCAGGGGTCAAGGTCAGCAACACAACATCCTCCATAACGTTTGTGGGGTCTTGCTCAAAGGCACTTCAGCAGGGGAGAATGCTTGTCATGTAAAGGCTTCATCTCACAGTCAAGtttggtgtttatttttatttttcctgctaAGCTCCTCATTGAACTGTTGAATATGAACATGTGATATATGTACTGACAGATCAGACGCCCTGTTATGAAAGTGATCCGAGTACAACACACAAGAGATTaaacataacaaaaatatagtgtgcatttcattttgtgacgTCAGTATTCGTAAACCTTCCTTCTTTGGTTACCTGACAGTAGTACTTCCacaaatgattttcattattctCAATGATAAAATGTTCACTTGTTTTGTCCCACTAACAGAAACCCCCAAAATATGCAGTTTACTATCACaaatgagaaagagatgaaaatcctcacatttgagacgCTGAAACAATGaagactttgacattttggcttgaaagattaattatcaaataaataatctaAATAGTTGCTGATCATTTTTCTGTCGACTAAATCACTTCAGTTTTACCTCACAGGAATGAATGACTAAGTAATTAGCTCACCGCTGATAGCATTTGCTCTAATGAAGGCAAAAATGGTTGCACACTTTAGTCAATAAACATGACACCAAGAGGTATGTGATTAATTTAActattctttcttctttatttcactCTTTCAAACTGCCTCCACCAGTTCGAACATTTCACTCTCACCTCTCAGTGCTAGTAGCTTTAATTTCTCTTAAGTTCCCATGTGTCCTTCACTGtcctccatgcacacacacacacacacacacacacacacacacacacacacacacacacacacaaacagagtctTGTGTCGCACAAGGAGCTAAAGTCGTGGGATTAGCTGCAGCATTCTTATGTAACTCTGCTCCTtaaaagacaggaagtggtgcCAGGCTGCCAGTAAGGAGTAACAGCCTCACATGGCACCCAGGCTGGTACAGCAGTGAGAGACATGGGCCCTCGGGGAACACTGCTGCTGCCTATAGCACACTGCACTGCCATAAATAGCTATACACGCTATTTTTGGATCTCCCATACTGCAGCAGCCCTACCTGGACAGAAAGACTCGACCCCAAA
This window harbors:
- the ttbk2a gene encoding tau-tubulin kinase 2 produces the protein MSGGAEQADILSVLSLVKERWKVVKKIGGGGFGEIYEAVDLLTRVSVALKVESAQQPKQVLKMEVAVLKKLQGKDHVCRFVGCGRNDRFNYVVMELQGRNLADLRRSMTRGTFSISTTLRLGRQILEAIESIHSVGFLHRDIKPSNFAMGRFPSTCRTCYMLDFGLARQFTNSCQEVRPPRPVAGFRGTVRYASVNAHKNKEMGRHDDLWSLFYMLVEFLVGQLPWRKIKDKEHVGKLKDTYDHRLMLKHLPAEFGVFLEHISTLDYFTKPDYQLLMSVFDNSMKTYNVVENDPYDWERTGTDGTLTISATATTPQHHTRLTPAHMGMANASLIPGDLQRENTDEVLQDEQLSDVENNPAPERLPGSPLHPHRNQEADVWEELDRNRNRIRTAVWKAATEEEHSNNQGNQGHQSPYAGPSLGSPVKLHPEVVASDRDGPLLRKLRNIHSFELERRLGLESKPSSERFLEACSPKQQPGTQHQEKEADRPAIIPVTQGQAVPAGERPDRVWHYDEEFRSGGGSPKPASCGSLEQGEGAASSGGFVALNLSSGRQDIDSREWVMVERPGGSPGAKATTSPSEEDEEPEVLQPGEQSPGWEKGSPSPSSGKAKQESMASSKGSTKVDKLELSVGPVGALPPITPTSPAEALAEGVLTQLPTSPPSLPEEVAIRTSSPIPLRSPSPHTLLTTLSDPLHQRQPLGMRRSQSVDQQQQERPSSSSSCHASLPPKPAPGTRSPSRRKLPAIPAGAANTKFPSVIRITRAQLQQLTAQRPSGLSSQSGSDSAPQCLLLERRGEAEAEAQQVQERTADISSPQDRVTTHPGTPTDPLAEMLVNGNTHTKAQSPVPSRMSSPRSTRSPHSPPSRSPSSPRSPRSPHSPVFANGHLSPPVTGQRDISNGAFPKLKDPENDYGHAPCATEPQLRREESREVNQAPDQTSGPVSSSPAAPRKDPSRRQSRIPVLEPSSLLELPPPGSAKEKLLQKKANHQGPVPSPTASPSLSDRRGPMAASLARDPLSSASDRSQDEDSLMGSRSDRQADDAPSLSSSSSPLSRKSRIPRPVHSASSAEQLAAQFLPRPPPGKPPCRPTVEGRLRRYRIRAGSNSDSDLLTCLAQLMHGSRGSPLHHRSSTQHGGSRMGICSLTSSPHHHRSSSASPRSSSSLQRSVSSSPSRHEHRGGGGGGCLGRSRSPPSFSGSPPPRRFYPHHQETCCSRQARTGPFHLSRGKGCSREGKCSSKLSR